The following are from one region of the Silene latifolia isolate original U9 population chromosome 9, ASM4854445v1, whole genome shotgun sequence genome:
- the LOC141601537 gene encoding uncharacterized protein LOC141601537 — MAGDRSKFISLETYNDGNVTFGDNKKDVQSGTEDESDGVPDDEDGWTKVSGKSRVSSLSPRATDSPLLQLTPEDVAPEIEYWSNTVVCYVLGANPPWELLSGFINRLWGKYKYDKISFLPNGAFLVHFPTLEYKNLVLQQGFPMYDNKPLIVKPWAEDCSLAKERVKKVPIWIKLCGLSLKFWGASSLEKISSLIGKFMICDEPTMEKTRLGYARIMVEVEVGQQFPEKIYFNDEKGIEVLCKGIWHISGACKKASVPKPKPQPQKRQEWRPVQRKPPVVNSPVAKVTTNSPVAKATTVTPGVTVRNSMPSSPVLSPVTVVSIETKIKDNDCSGVLAGFGLQWRGVNNIQYHHGGRVSLIWIDQIFDVHIMSMSDQHITARVTELASSDTFLFTVVYGSNDDNDRLKLWEDLKRVKDNWRGPWDCVDYCELVDIKAQGAYFTLNNKHDPTTRVFSRLDRVMINLEWMNMYPDSHAYFLLEGMFDHNPSICYRRMERQHRPHFRYFNMWGQDPHFLDIIKHTWQKKVTGSWMFQVVTNQRNLKQPLKQLNRARFADVEKAVEVAKLRLSDLQSQIHKNPTNHTILQEESDAAEEYKDLCRAHHSYLSQKAKVAWLCEGDENSKFFHNQIKSRQMHNKILQIKDTNGLLHTDLHNIEKAFLGYYQDLLGSSTDTLDVHVPTVREGKLVTEQHRSILLKPVSIQEVKEAIFSFPATKSPGNLLKQLNTTTLTLIPKVKHPVSVLEYRPIACCNVLYKWITKILCTRLSEVLPIIVHSSQGGFIKGRNIVEKCLDLPRLSSFIQQEALRFPSKVIHLIMTCVTSPSYSLNVNGNTFGFFQGKRGLRQGDPMSPLIFTLCMEYLSRILDAVAQQDGFRFHPMCGQLRLNYLLFADDLLLFCKGNDNSIMWILKAFSTFSSTSGLSLNKDKTDKYFNGVKKELMEDIVKISGFRIGTLPFKYLGVPISSKKITKFEGHKLIERIVLRIRSLGARHLSYAGRLILEYTPPPDCSWSWKKIAQVKDVFKAGYTGNQWQANPNGYTVAAGYNWLRVSAPKVPWRHLCWNNLNVLRTSFIFWASQHNRRCMELMQQKIHIRFSAAHMVNWFSKNKTKSRMQRVVSGACFVGLISEIWHVRNCARLSLQVTAPMVLVNQVWKETKDRLLHKNRRMLSTFDQQWLDSIV; from the exons ATGTGCAATCGGGCACGGAGGATGAAAGTGATGGGGTCCCTGATGATGAAGATGGTTGGACGAAGGTCTCTGGTAAGTCTCGTGTCTCGTCCTTGTCTCCTCGTGCTACTGATTCTCCGTTGCTGCAATTAACTCCTGAAGATGTTGCCCCTGAGATAGAGTATTGGTCCAATACTGTAGTCTGTTATGTGTTAGGGGCTAATCCTCCTTGGGAACTACTTTCGGGCTTCATAAATCGTTTATGGGGGAAATATAAATATGATAAGATTTCATTTCTTCCTAATGGTGCTTTCTTAGTTCATTTCCCTACCCTTGAATACAAAAACTTGGTGCTTCAACAAGGTTTCCCTATGTATGATAATAAGCCTCTTATTGTCAAACCATGGGCAGAAGATTGCAGTCTGGCTAAGGAACGTGTTAAGAAAGTCCCTATTTGGATCAAGTTGTGTGGTCTTTCTTTAAAATTCTGGGGTGCCTCTAGTCTAGAGAAAATTTCCTCCTTGATTGGTAAATTCATGATATGTGATGAGCCTACTATGGAAAAGACTAGATTAGGGTACGCTAGGATTATGGTTGAAGTTGAAGTGGGTCAACAATTTCctgagaaaatttattttaatgATGAGAAAGGGATTGAAGTCT TGTGTAAGGGTATTTGGCATATTTCTGGTGCTTGTAAGAAAGCTAGTGTGCCTAAACCTAAACCTCAACCTCAAAAGAGACAGGAATGGAGGCCTGTGCAAAGAAAGCCTCCTGTTGTGAACAGTCCAGTGGCTAAAGTCACTACTAACAGTCCAGTGGCTAAAGCCACTACTGTCACGCCTGGTGTCACTGTAAGGAATAGCATGCCTAGTTCACCTGTCTTATCTCCAGTCACTGTTGTTTCAA TTGAGACAAAAATCAAAGATAATGATTGTTCTGGTGTGTTAGCTGGCTTTGGTCTTCAATGGAGAGGTGTGAATAACATTCAGTATCATCATGGTGGTAGAGTTTCGCTTATTTGGATTGATCAGATATTTGATGTTCACATCATGTCTATGTCTGATCAACATATCACTGCAAGGGTCACTGAACTAGCATCCTCTGATACTTTTCTCTTTACTGTTGTTTATGGTtcaaatgatgataatgatagatTAAAGCTTTGGGAGGATTTAAAAAGAGTGAAAGATAACTGGAGGGGACCTTG GGATTGTGTTGATTATTGTGAGCTTGTGGATATTAAAGCACAAGGGGCTTATTTTACCTTGAATAATAAACATGATCCTACTACCAGAGTGTTTTCCAGATTGGACAGAGTCATGATTAACCTTGAATGGATGAACATGTATCCTGACTCTCATGCTTACTTCTTACTAGAGGGCATGTTTGATCATAACCCTAGTATTTGCTATAGAAGAATGGAAAGGCAGCATAGACCTCACTTCAgatatttcaatatgtgggggCAAGATCCTCATTTCTTAGATATTATTAAGCATACTTGGCAAAAGAAAGTGACAGGCTCTTGGATGTTCCAGGTAGTTACTAACCAGAGGAATTTGAAGCAGCCTCTGAAGCAACTAAATAGAGCTAGATTTGCTGATGTGGAAAAGGCAGTGGAAGTAGCTAAACTCAGATTATCTGATCTCCAAAGTCAGATACATAAAAATCCTACTAATCACACTATTTTACAAGAGGAATCAGATGCTGCTGAGGAGTATAAGGACCTTTGTAGAGCTCATCATAGCTATCTCAGTCAGAAGGCAAAGGTGGCCTGGTTATGTGAAGGTGATGAGAATTCTAAAttttttcataatcaaattaagTCAAGGCAAATGCATAATAAAATTCTTCAAATCAAGGATACTAATGGGTTGCTACATACTGATCTACATAACATTGAGAAGGCTTTTCTTGGGTATTATCAAGATCTTCTGGGTAGCAGCACTGACACTCTGGATGTTCATGTTCCTACTGTAAGGGAGGGTAAATTAGTGACTGAGCAGCATAGGAGCATTTTACTGAAACCTGTTTCTATTCAGGAAGTTAAAGAGGCTATTTTCAGTTTTCCAGCTACAAAATCTCCTG GTAATCTCTTGAAACAATTAAACACCACTACTCTCACCCTTATCCCCAAAGTTAAGCACCCTGTGAGTGTCCTTGAGTATAGAcctattgcttgttgcaatgttCTATATAAGTGGATCACTAAGATTTTGTGTACTAGATTGAGTGAGGTGCTTCCTATTATTGTTCATAGTAGTCAGGGTGGATTTATTAAAGGTCGCAATATTGTTGAAAAATGTCTTGATTTGCCAAGACTTAGTTCGTTTATACAACAGGAAG CTTTGAGGTTCCCTTCTAAGGTCATTCATCTTATAATGACTTGTGTTACTTCCCCTTCCTACTCTCTGAATGTCAATGGGAACACTTTTGGTTTTTTCCAAGGCAAGAGGGGgttgaggcaaggggatcctatGTCCCCTTTGATTTTTACACTCTGTATGGAATATCTGTCAAGGATTTTGGATGCTGTTGCTCAGCAAGATGGATTTAGATTTCATCCTATGTGTGGTCAGCTAAGGCTCAATTATCTTTTATTTGCGGATGATCTTTTATTGTTTTGCAAAGGCAATGATAACTCCATCATGTGGATTTTGAAGGCCTTCTCTACCTTTTCTTCCACTTCTGGTCTCTCATTGAACAAGGATAAGACTGACAAGTATTTCAATGGAGTTAAGAAGGAGCTAATGGAGGACATTGTTAAAATTTCTGGATTCAGAATTGGTACCCTCCCTTTTAAGTATCTTGGGGTCCCTATTTCTTCTAAGAAAATTACTAAGTTTGAGGGGCATAAACTTATTGAAAGGATTGTTCTAAGGATTAGATCTCTGGGTGCAAGGCATTTGTCTTATGCTGGCAGATTAATTCTG GAGTATACTCCCCCTCCTGATTGTAGCTGGTCTTGGAAGAAAATAGCTCAAGTTAAGGATGTGTTTAAGGCAGGGTATACTGGCAATCAGTGGCAGGCTAATCCTAATGGCTACACTGTTGCTGCAGGTTATAATTGGTTAAGAGTTTCTGCACCTAAGGTTCCATGGAGACATTTGTGTTGGAATAATCTTAATGTCCTAAGAACTTCATTTATTTTTTGGGCTAGTCAGCACAA CAGACGGTGTATGGAGTTGATGCAACAGAAGATTCATATCAGATTCTCAGCTGCACATATGGTTAATTGGTTTTCCAAGAATAAAACTAAGAGTAGAATGCAAAGAGTGGTGTCTGGTGCCTGCTTTGTAggtctaatttctgaaatttggcATGTCAGGAACTGTGCACGATTATCCCTCCAGGTGACTGCTCCTATGGTGTTAGTGAATCAAGTTTGGAAGGAGACTAAAGATCGGTTGCTACACAAGAACAGAAGGATGCTTAGTACTTTTGATCAGCAGTGGCTTGATTCTATTGTGTAA